The following is a genomic window from Nymphaea colorata isolate Beijing-Zhang1983 chromosome 3, ASM883128v2, whole genome shotgun sequence.
GCTCCGCCTTCCACACGTTCTCGATGTTCCGGAGGCTGCCTGTGTGCCATCCTTTCTTGTTCAGAAACTTGAGCGCCATCGCTGCAGCCGATCAACCAACGCCTGCCCTTTGCCTTCTTCCCCCTCGTCTCTgccctccccttcttcttccctcgaCCTGGTTCAGTGCGTCGGTCTCTGATCCCTGAAATAGAGAAGCAGGGCGAACAGAGGCGGCCGGACGGGCGCGCCACTTTTCTACCCACGCGAAATTTATCGGTCTGTTTACCGATCAGTCATAGACCAACCCCGGAGTCAGGCCGCCTGCAGGGATATTAACGGATCGGGCTCGTGATTCCAGACTTCACCGAATACGATGGAGTCGGATCCGATCTCATCACTAAACAGGTCCAGATCCGGGTTCCAAGTCTGTCTTGCTCTTGGACGTCATCTAATCGGATTCTATTTTCTTCACGGGGTCCAACCACATGGATCAGAATTCGGGTCAGTAATCAAATGCATTGACATTTagcatccaaatccaatatgtACGCAAACTAGATTGCTACTCAATTTGGTGCAGCAAAAACATTAAGAGAGTGTTTGGGTGGCActttaaaatcaggtttttggagtgtttgggtgCCATTAAAATTGGTGTTGaaaaaaatccagttttgacaaaatctggttttgtaaaagaaagTCAAAATCCCAGTTCCCTTTAAGTTATtcaaaaaaccaggttttcaatgTGTAAACAAAGCTTATAGAACTCTAAAACCTAGTTCTACCATACGCCCCCTAATCATATCCAAACAAATTGGTCAAGAAAAGAATATCTCCTTTCCAGGAATTCAGTTTTGCACTTTCCTGgcttcctttctcattttcacTTTACATACCGAGTACGGTTTTCTGTGTATTTTCAATTGCTGGTAGCTATCATCTAAATCAATACTTTATGATGAGAAAGCTTTTAAGAAGGGAAATCAGACCGTCAAGCTTTACAAGGACAACACCAGAGAAAGCTCAAACTGGATAATGAACTCCTAGACATTTCTTGATGGGATTAACTTTGTATGGCTCAAAAAAAAATGAGTCCTTAGAAACTCAATAGATGAAGATCATGTCCACTTTGCATCTACTCCAGGCCAGTTTATACCAATAAAGAAGTACACATGCTACTGATCTACTGACCAGTGTCAGAGCTCTTGTTGGCAACATAAACGCAAGATCAGCAACACAAAGTTGCATCTATGAATTAGATAGGGCCAAAAAGCGACTTAAGAGCCTTCTTGTCTCTTTTTGAGATCCAGTATATAGATGCGCTCTTGGAGTTTGATTTTTATAATCACTGTTCTAGCATCATATCATGGCCTACATAGATAAGATTTTGATTTTACAAGGGACCACCATGTTCATCAGTTACCAGTTTCAGATTGTCTTGCCAGCTATATAGTCAAATTCCAATTGGAATTGAATGTCAATTACTCTAAAAATTGCTAACATCCCTTTCAGGGGGCAGCTTATGTTCAGTTTACAACAACAAGCATTCAGAAAATAATTGCTCGACAGtatgcattttgttttcattgatcTTCTCCACCTCGGTTGCTTCATTCCGTGCCATTCGAATTGACAAAGAACGAGAAAGTCTAGGTTGGCATTTCCATTTCAGGAACTAGAGTTATTACTGTCCCAGTTCCATCAGAAGTTGAAGCCCCATCATGTCTAACAGTGCTCCATGTTCCCATAGCCATCTCAAGCTTCTGTGTGACAGAATCTTCTGtcaattttgctttctttttcacgCCAGCAGCCCAACTGTATAAACCAGCGCGCAtcctttcatgaaatattgCTGCTTTGAACATGCTACCCATCTTACAATCAGAAAAATGAAGCCATTTTAGAGTTCAAAGATCTAAACTGATCAGATGAGAGACTTATCATGAAACGTAGCGGTAGATTACCTGACTGACAAGCGCATACAGAGGAAGCGTACTATAGCTGCAAAGCACCTGAACGATAAGCCTGCGACAAAGAACTGTTAATATGGCCACAAAAACAACTCCACAAATTATCTACCAAATTTTACCCGATAATAAGCCTTGGGACAATGTAAGCCATTTTATCCATTAGGCAAGAGTGGAAGCCAAATGTACTCTAAGAACATGAACAGAAAAAAGCATACTGTCATCCCAAAATCAACTTTATACAGAAAACATCAATTATAAGAAGTATTTTCACTTAACTTACCCATATCCAGAAGAAAATGGCAATCTCGAATGCATTTTGAAATAATATAAAGTGGATAAGGTAAAGAACAAAGCTAGGGGATTTGAACCAGAAATGATCATCAGATGGTTTCACTGGCTGAAACTCTCCACCAGTGCCATTTATTTGTTCCTGTACATCTTTTGCCAACTGAATCATGATGTGCTCCAACTTTGCACCAACAGCAAGTAGAAGCTAGGGAAAGAGAGCAacagaagaaacagaaaattaaTTGCCACATTTGACAAGCCAATCTAGAAACTTCAACTATTGAGAAGCCAAGGAGTAATAGTACATCAGGAAGCATAATTCTGAATAACCACACAAGGATTTTGATACTCtagtccttttctttctcaaggTTGTTCCCCTGTTTTGCCATGATGCAAGAACCTATTTCTCACATGCCATGATAATAAACCTAAAAAGTACTCAGTCCACTCCATGAATTACTATCAGGACCAATTCATGAAGCATGAAGAAGATTTGATTAAGGAGCCATCACCGACTTTTGGTAACGAAATAATCTATCCTCAGTCATCAGATAACACGATTGATCACTACAGCAGTGATCATCAATGACTCGTCTTTCTGCTCTGCCATTTAAGGCACCAAACACAAGACCTGTCCCTCCACCACTCCCTTCCCCCTTCTCCTTGTCCCCAACCCCCACAcatagaaaagagagaaaaagataacaCAACAGTTAATTGTCAATCACAACCAAAGTAAAACCAGGAGTAATCAGCATGAATTAAACCCCATTGCAGCCTAACTGTTAAGTGAACCATGGTTGAATTAAGTGGCATGCAGTTACTTCAGAGTAGTAGATGAGACTTCGAAGTACTGGTGAAACAGTCCCAGATAATagaaaacaatcaaaataagtAAACTTCAACAATATACCATTACATATAAAtgcaattaaatttaaaatgtgGAACCTTCACAGATAGTACTCAGAGACATCGACTTCACAATTGCTAGTTTGATATATTAGATAAAGAAACCTTACAATCAATGGTAAAAATGACAGCCAAAAGTATGTGTGCCATCCTGCAATGTGAATACAGAAAAACTATATAAGATTAGCCCGATTCAACTCTTTAATGCAGTTGTTTCTTAAAAGTCAAAATGGAACTAGCATCGAAGAATGTCCCCTtcacatcattcttttttttaacaaatgtgGTTTTTATAGCTCATTTTCAGGTTCCTCCCATGTAAGTTAGGTTTAGCTTAGGTtttggtttaaactttaaacctCCAACTGTTTCCTATATCTGTAACTTCATACGTCATCCCAAAGTAAATGAGGATCAAGTAGCCGTGGGCATAGGAGGAGCTTCTCAGAACCACATCAagatcctctctccctctctctcacccacttttttttttatctgcaTTGTTTTTATTGATCACTACATTTTCAGGTGTTTCAGGGATGTCCCAACACTATCAAGCATCATATCTTCAGTAATTTTTAGTGAAAAGAAACTTTCCAATCGCGGTCTCCAGCCTTCAGAAAATGAGTCCAACTTTTCATTTATAACAGTTGAGTTCTGGGTGACAATGAGGAGGAGGATAAGTTCATGCCTGATAGAAGACAAGAAACACATTCAATAGCATGCTCATGCTCATCAACTATCAAACTCACCACTAACATTCAGCAGCAGGAAAACAATGACAAACAGCCAGAGGTACCATCTGCATTTTGAAACCACTTTATCAGTATGCACCCTCAGGGAAAATGCTCATGGGTAACACTAAAAATTGCTACCAGAACTTAAGCATGGAATGGGTACCAGAAATCACCTTATGCCAACAACCTTTCTGAAATCATCTTCCAATGTTCGCATCATATACTTGTGAAAGTCAAAATCTTTATTGCGAGGGCAGTGTGTCTAAAATGAAAACGgatgaaatgcaaaaaaaattgtcaaatacAAAACAGGAACaaagaagcaacaaaatttcaatACACAAAAAATTACTTCTCTC
Proteins encoded in this region:
- the LOC116250756 gene encoding MLO-like protein 13 isoform X1 codes for the protein MATSSFEYTPTWVVAVVCLVIIVLSSIMERGIHYLGKSLKKQKQNALFEALQKLKDELMLLGFISLLLTVFQGSISRICIPTTATGYMLPCKLEYTNEASHNQKVSSGGRRLLAGSVEGTHCQRGFSPLLSLEALHQLHIFIFVLAVVHVIFCATTMVLGGIKIREWKQWEDSVRQNISKPEMVASGHVHHHLEFLREHAAGFWSKFGILRWTVSFFKQFYDSVSRSDYFTLRRGFVMVGSLWRETHCPRNKDFDFHKYMMRTLEDDFRKVVGIRWYLWLFVIVFLLLNVSGWHTYFWLSFLPLILLLAVGAKLEHIMIQLAKDVQEQINGTGGEFQPVKPSDDHFWFKSPSFVLYLIHFILFQNAFEIAIFFWIWSTFGFHSCLMDKMAYIVPRLIIGLIVQVLCSYSTLPLYALVSQMGSMFKAAIFHERMRAGLYSWAAGVKKKAKLTEDSVTQKLEMAMGTWSTVRHDGASTSDGTGTVITLVPEMEMPT
- the LOC116250756 gene encoding MLO-like protein 13 isoform X2; protein product: MATSSFEYTPTWVVAVVCLVIIVLSSIMERGIHYLGKSLKKQKQNALFEALQKLKDELMLLGFISLLLTVFQGSISRICIPTTATGYMLPCKLEYTNEASHNQKVSSGGRRLLAGSVEGTHCQRGFSPLLSLEALHQLHIFIFVLAVVHVIFCATTMVLGGIKIREWKQWEDSVRQNISKPEMVASGHVHHHLEFLREHAAGFWSKFGILRWTVSFFKQFYDSVSRSDYFTLRRGFVMTHCPRNKDFDFHKYMMRTLEDDFRKVVGIRWYLWLFVIVFLLLNVSGWHTYFWLSFLPLILLLAVGAKLEHIMIQLAKDVQEQINGTGGEFQPVKPSDDHFWFKSPSFVLYLIHFILFQNAFEIAIFFWIWSTFGFHSCLMDKMAYIVPRLIIGLIVQVLCSYSTLPLYALVSQMGSMFKAAIFHERMRAGLYSWAAGVKKKAKLTEDSVTQKLEMAMGTWSTVRHDGASTSDGTGTVITLVPEMEMPT
- the LOC116250756 gene encoding MLO-like protein 1 isoform X3, which translates into the protein MRNNGWESVKSLKKQKQNALFEALQKLKDELMLLGFISLLLTVFQGSISRICIPTTATGYMLPCKLEYTNEASHNQKVSSGGRRLLAGSVEGTHCQRGFSPLLSLEALHQLHIFIFVLAVVHVIFCATTMVLGGIKIREWKQWEDSVRQNISKPEMVASGHVHHHLEFLREHAAGFWSKFGILRWTVSFFKQFYDSVSRSDYFTLRRGFVMVGSLWRETHCPRNKDFDFHKYMMRTLEDDFRKVVGIRWYLWLFVIVFLLLNVSGWHTYFWLSFLPLILLLAVGAKLEHIMIQLAKDVQEQINGTGGEFQPVKPSDDHFWFKSPSFVLYLIHFILFQNAFEIAIFFWIWSTFGFHSCLMDKMAYIVPRLIIGLIVQVLCSYSTLPLYALVSQMGSMFKAAIFHERMRAGLYSWAAGVKKKAKLTEDSVTQKLEMAMGTWSTVRHDGASTSDGTGTVITLVPEMEMPT